TTGGCGATCGGCTGGCCGCTGCGCGGATCGAGCGTGTGCGAACGGCGGCGGCTGTCCGGGCAGCGGTAATAGCGGCGGTAGTCGCCCGAGGTGGCCACCGCCAGGCCGTGCAGCGCCAGCAGCGGCGCCGGGGGCGCCGCAGTGCCGGTCTCGCTGCCGGCGGCGCCATCCTGGCCGTCATCGCCGCTGCCGTCCGGCACGCCCTCGACCTCGACCCACCAGGGCTGGCCGTCGGCCTTGACCCCGGCGCCGCGCAGTTCGCCGCCGGCTTCGGCCAGGTAGTGGCGCACGCCGTGGCGTTCCAGGCACAGCGCCAGGCGGTCGACCGCGTAGCCCTTGGCCACCGCCGACAAATCGAGCCGCGCGCCGCCCGGCTGGTACAGGCGGCGCGCGGCGCGGTCGAGCACCGGCGCGGCGGCGCGCCGCTGCGCCAGCACGGCGTGCACCGCCGCCGGCGCCGGCGCATAGAAGCCGGCCTGGTCGTAGCGGCCCGCGGCGCCGAAGCCCCACAGGTCGACCAGCGCGCCGGCGGCCGGGTCGTAGGCGCCGGCGCTGGCTTCGTGCACCCACAGCGCGTAGTCCATCACCTCGAAGAACGGCGCCGGCAGGTCGTGCCAGCTGCCGGCCGGGGCGCGGTTGTAGCGCATCAGCAGGGAGGTGTCGTCCCAGTGGCTCATCTGCGCCACCACCATGTCCAGTTCCGCCTGCAGCGCCGCGCGTAAATCGGCGGCGTCCGTGGCGCCGGCCGGCTGCATCAGCCGCACCGACCAGCCGCTGCCCATCGCCGTGCCGGACAGCGCCAGCGGGCGGCTGCCGGGCGGCGCCGGAGCGGGGTCGATCGCCAGCGGAACCAGGACGTCGCGCACGCCTACTCCGGCAGGATCTCGAAGGTGGCCGAGTAGCTGTAGCGCTTCGACTCGGCCGGACCCTCTGCGCCCGGACCGCGCGGTGCATTCGCCGGATAGGCGGCGCTCAGCCAGTACATGTTCGGCGCCGGCAGCGTGAAGCTGGCTTCGCCGTTGGCGTCGGTGGTGAGCCTGACTTCGCCCGCGGTGCCGCGGTAGCGCACGCCGCCCGGGATCATGCTGAACGGGAAGTTGGGCAGCGGCTTGCCGTCGAGCAGGAAGCGCAGGCGCGCCTTGTCGCCCGCGTGCAGCTCGTTCGGGTGGGTGACGGCCACCATCTCCAGGCCGCGTCCGACCGGCTTCAGGGCGCCGGCGGAAGCCTTGTTCAGGGTGACGAAGGTGTCCTGGCGCTGGACCATGGTGGTGCGGCGCACCTCGGCGGCGCCGGCCGGGATCTCGTTCTGCGCGGCCTGCTCGCTGGCGCGGAAGCGCTTGGTTTCGCCGTTCAGCTTGTAGCTGCCCATGACGTTGACGGCGGCCAGGGTGATGCGGTAGGTGCCGTCCTTCGGCAGGCGGATGTCGACCGTCGAGCGGTGCTTGCCGACGGTGGCCGCCGGCGCCGGCGCGGTGGCGCCGTCCGGATCGGTGACCGTCAGGCCGTCGAGCTTGAGCGGCATGAAGTCGGCCTCGAACAGGCCTTCCGAGGTGGCGCCGTCGATCGTGACCCAGGCTTCGCGGTCGGACTCGATGACGGTGGTGGTCGGGATCATCCACTGGCGGTGGGCGTGCGCGGCCAGGGCGGCGCTCGCCAGGGACACGGCCAGGACGAGTTTCTTGACGGTGGTGGTGTGCATGAGCGTCTCCGATGGATGGTTATTGCACCGCGATGGCGACCGCGCCCAGTTCTTCCTTGCCGGCGCCGCTGGCGGCCAGCTTGCCCTTGGCCGGCCAGGCGAACGGCACGCGCACCAGCTCGCGTCCGCCGCCTTCGCGCGCGGCCTCGATCACCAGCTTGTAGTCGCCGGCCGGCAGTTTGTCCAGGCCGGTGATGGCCGGGCCGAAGTTCATGGTCTGGGTGCCGGCCGGGCGGGTGGCGCCGGAGACGCCGTCGATCGGCAGCTTGGCGTCGCGGCCGGCCTTGCGCCACCAGGTGCGCAGGTCCTTGACCCACTTCTCGCCGGCGTTGTCGCGCTTCTTGACGTCGTACAGCACAGAAAGAGTCGAAGCAATAGTCTGGTCGGCGCGCTCGATCCAGATCGCCACGTAGGGCTTGTGGTACTCGGCCACGTTCAGCTGCGGCAGGTCGAACTTGACGGTGAGATCGGCGGCCATCGCCCAGCTCGAGGCGAGCGGCAGGGTCAGGGCGAGCGTGCGGGACAGTTTCATGGGACGCTTTCTTGTAGGTGTGATGGAGAAGGGCGGATCAATGCACGAACAGCAGGGCCAGCACCACCGGCAGCAGGATGCCGAAGCCGATCACCGGCCAGGTCGACGGCCGGTTGGCGGCGTGATACTTCATGATGAGGAAACCGGTGATGCAGAACACCAGGCAGGCGCCGGCGAAGATGTCGATGAACCAGCCCCACACGGCGCCGGCGTTGCGGCCCTTGTGCATGTCGTTCAGCCACGAGATCCAGCCGCGGTCGGTGCGTTCGTATTCGGCCTTGCCGTCGGCGCCGATGCGCAGCCAGGCGTCGCCGCCCGGGCGCGGCAGCGCGACGTAGGCATCGTCCTCGCTCCACTCGGCGCGCTTGCCGCGCACCTCGGCCGGGAAGGTCCGTTCGGCCCAGTCGGCCAGCCCGGCCGGCAGCGGCAGCTTGGCATCGGCGTGCGCGGCAGCGAAATCCGCCAGCTGCGCTTGCAGCGCCGGCGGCAGTGCCGCCTTCAGGCGCGTGACCTGCGGCTTGGCCTCGATCTGGGACGCGTGGTTGAGGGTGAAGCCGGTGACGCTGAACAGCAGCATTGCCGTCAGGCACAGCGCCGAGCTGATCCAGTGCCACTGGTGCAGCTGGCGCAGCCAGACGGCGCGGCGCGCGCCCGGCAGGGCGGGAACGGTGGCGTCGGAACGGGCGGCGGCGGATGGGGGAGAAGACATTTTTAAATGATAACGATTATCATTTAGCAGGTCAACCCGGCAATTTTTTGCACAGATTTCGTAACAAATAAAAGTGTTGACAATCCCTGTTTGCGCATGAGGCTTGCGTTACAATACCGTGCGCAAAACGGGCAGTCATGCCATGTGGATGCGCCGTTGGATCGAATCATGTGTCAAAGGGGCCGCGATGTGCCGTCGCTGGTGACAGCGCTCGTCGATCGAGGTCCGGTATAAAGTCCTTCCCCCACAACTTGATGTAGTAAGTGCGATCCGCTAACCGGTCAGGCCGTGTCGCGGAAGGTTAGATTAACCCGCCCCAACCTCGCGAAACGCGATGAAAGGTGAGCAAGAATGATGCAACAATATAACGCCAACTCCTACCTGTTCGGCGGTAACGCGCCGTACGTGGAAGAGCTGTACGAAGCGTACCTGGACAATCCCGGCTCGGTGCCGGACAACTGGCGCGCCTACTTTGACGCGATGCAGCACATGCCCGCGGTCGACGGCAGCGAAAAGCCCGACGTCGCCCATGCCTCGGTGATCGCCTCCTTCGCCGAGCGCGCCAAGCAGGGTCCGATCCGCACCGTGATCGCCTCCCCGGACGCCGAACTCGGCCGCAAGCGCGTGGCCGTCACCCAGCTGATCGCCGCCTACCGCTACCTCGGTTCGCGCTGGGCCAACCTGGACCCGCTGCAGCGCCAGGAGCGCCCGCCGATCCCGGAACTGGATCCGGCCTTCTACGGTTTCAACGAAGCCGACCTCGACACCAAATTCAACATCAGCAACACCTACTTCGGCCAGGAAACCGCCTCGCTGCGCGACCTGCTGAACATGCTGCGCGATACCTACTGCCGTTCGGTGGGCGCCGAGTTCATGTACGTCAGCGACCCGACCGAGAAGCGCTGGCTGCAGGAAAAGCTGGAATCGATCCGCTCGACCCCGGCCTTCACGGCCGAAAAGAAAAAGCACATCCTCGAGCGCCTGACCGCGGCCGAA
The genomic region above belongs to Massilia forsythiae and contains:
- a CDS encoding FAD:protein FMN transferase encodes the protein MRDVLVPLAIDPAPAPPGSRPLALSGTAMGSGWSVRLMQPAGATDAADLRAALQAELDMVVAQMSHWDDTSLLMRYNRAPAGSWHDLPAPFFEVMDYALWVHEASAGAYDPAAGALVDLWGFGAAGRYDQAGFYAPAPAAVHAVLAQRRAAAPVLDRAARRLYQPGGARLDLSAVAKGYAVDRLALCLERHGVRHYLAEAGGELRGAGVKADGQPWWVEVEGVPDGSGDDGQDGAAGSETGTAAPPAPLLALHGLAVATSGDYRRYYRCPDSRRRSHTLDPRSGQPIANGVASVTVLAPACMAADALSTALTVMGPLAGLAFAEARGVAARFLLRADAPGAPLSAVTSSAWRALLQ
- a CDS encoding DUF4198 domain-containing protein — its product is MHTTTVKKLVLAVSLASAALAAHAHRQWMIPTTTVIESDREAWVTIDGATSEGLFEADFMPLKLDGLTVTDPDGATAPAPAATVGKHRSTVDIRLPKDGTYRITLAAVNVMGSYKLNGETKRFRASEQAAQNEIPAGAAEVRRTTMVQRQDTFVTLNKASAGALKPVGRGLEMVAVTHPNELHAGDKARLRFLLDGKPLPNFPFSMIPGGVRYRGTAGEVRLTTDANGEASFTLPAPNMYWLSAAYPANAPRGPGAEGPAESKRYSYSATFEILPE
- a CDS encoding DUF2271 domain-containing protein — encoded protein: MKLSRTLALTLPLASSWAMAADLTVKFDLPQLNVAEYHKPYVAIWIERADQTIASTLSVLYDVKKRDNAGEKWVKDLRTWWRKAGRDAKLPIDGVSGATRPAGTQTMNFGPAITGLDKLPAGDYKLVIEAAREGGGRELVRVPFAWPAKGKLAASGAGKEELGAVAIAVQ
- a CDS encoding PepSY-associated TM helix domain-containing protein, producing the protein MSSPPSAAARSDATVPALPGARRAVWLRQLHQWHWISSALCLTAMLLFSVTGFTLNHASQIEAKPQVTRLKAALPPALQAQLADFAAAHADAKLPLPAGLADWAERTFPAEVRGKRAEWSEDDAYVALPRPGGDAWLRIGADGKAEYERTDRGWISWLNDMHKGRNAGAVWGWFIDIFAGACLVFCITGFLIMKYHAANRPSTWPVIGFGILLPVVLALLFVH